In Devosia chinhatensis, the following are encoded in one genomic region:
- the greA gene encoding transcription elongation factor GreA, which yields MSVAFTKEDSAETASETMLPDRPVPGGPNLVTANGLSALQAQMDAAQRAYDLAMTIEDVNERRRQAANPFRDMRYLAERLRTAQVLPPPEGNDAVAFGSVVTFEREDGRVQTYQIVGEDEAEPKSGSISFASPVARALMGKQAGDVADVGGQEVEILSIA from the coding sequence GTGAGCGTCGCATTCACCAAGGAAGACAGTGCTGAAACGGCGTCGGAAACCATGCTGCCTGATCGGCCGGTTCCGGGCGGCCCCAATCTCGTTACGGCCAATGGACTGTCAGCCCTGCAGGCACAGATGGACGCCGCGCAACGGGCTTATGACCTCGCCATGACGATAGAGGATGTCAACGAACGACGACGACAGGCCGCCAACCCATTTCGCGACATGCGATATTTGGCCGAAAGGCTGCGCACGGCGCAGGTCTTGCCGCCGCCAGAGGGAAATGACGCCGTGGCGTTCGGGAGCGTCGTCACCTTCGAGCGCGAGGACGGGCGTGTCCAGACCTACCAGATCGTGGGCGAAGACGAGGCCGAACCAAAATCGGGCTCGATCTCGTTTGCCTCGCCCGTGGCGCGGGCCCTGATGGGGAAGCAGGCGGGTGACGTCGCCGATGTCGGTGGGCAAGAGGTTGAAATCCTCTCCATCGCCTAG
- a CDS encoding MFS transporter — protein sequence MNAIDLPPASWREILRKMPYLPVVLLAVAAHMMLFGMLTPVMAVYAQTYGAPDWAIGLMITVFAAGRLAADIPAGTLAHRTGLKPLLGIGLLLCSLGAIMAALAPDYIFALVGRTLQGIGSGLFMTATMIYVAQKSDRRSRGKVMSLYQGAVLVGGAFGPSVGGLAASLFGLNGPFYLAALIGLVSGALPLVLFQDTEVPEEDHGHPDAGTWSLLLILPFACVLLANFAFFLTRTAGQWQMIPLLATEQFAIDPGNLGLAMSLSAVANLVALPMAAWLVDHVSRPATIVASLLATALSLAGIAAAPTPETLYAGMIAIGLAVGIGGPAIAAYAVDVTPAHRQGPAMGVLRFAGDFGYLVGPISIGAFADFSGIGYGGGLVVNALLLVACGAVFLVARNRLSRPAPSQTFSPPVQPRRATMTERVWDKYLSEEDKAVFAASGFGTLADWGKRPALLVIDVNYAFCDEKPVPILESIKKWRTSCGEYAWEAMPVLEKLIAACHGKGIPVIYTTGIQRADKWDAGSWSWKSARRAEEPAQVTQAGIDGNEIVAEIAPGPRDIVIHKQKPSGFAGTPMMSYLQLLGCDSVIVTGTTTSGCVRATVLDAFSLNYRVTVVEDGCFDRAQANHAINLCDMHAKYANVMPSGEVLDHIDTLSQGMYDLPSGAGMQQAAE from the coding sequence ATGAACGCGATCGACCTGCCGCCCGCCAGCTGGCGCGAAATCCTGCGCAAGATGCCCTACCTGCCGGTCGTGCTGCTGGCCGTCGCCGCGCACATGATGCTGTTCGGCATGCTGACGCCGGTCATGGCCGTCTATGCCCAGACCTATGGCGCACCGGACTGGGCCATAGGCCTCATGATCACAGTATTCGCCGCCGGGCGCCTCGCGGCCGACATTCCCGCCGGAACGCTGGCCCACCGCACGGGCCTCAAGCCGCTTCTGGGCATCGGCCTCCTGCTCTGCTCGCTGGGCGCCATCATGGCAGCGCTGGCACCGGACTATATCTTTGCCCTTGTCGGCCGCACCCTGCAGGGTATCGGTTCGGGCCTCTTCATGACTGCCACCATGATCTATGTGGCCCAAAAGAGTGACCGCCGCTCGCGGGGCAAGGTCATGTCGCTCTATCAGGGCGCGGTTCTGGTGGGCGGCGCCTTCGGGCCCAGCGTCGGCGGCCTCGCCGCGAGTCTCTTCGGCCTCAATGGCCCTTTCTACCTCGCCGCTCTGATCGGGTTGGTCTCCGGTGCCCTGCCTCTAGTTCTGTTCCAGGATACGGAGGTCCCCGAGGAGGATCATGGTCACCCGGACGCGGGAACCTGGTCACTTCTGCTCATCCTGCCCTTTGCCTGCGTGCTCCTCGCCAATTTCGCCTTCTTCCTGACCCGCACGGCCGGGCAATGGCAGATGATCCCCCTGCTCGCCACCGAGCAATTTGCCATCGATCCAGGCAATCTCGGGCTCGCCATGTCTCTTTCGGCCGTCGCCAATCTCGTGGCGCTGCCCATGGCGGCCTGGCTCGTCGACCATGTCTCGCGGCCAGCGACCATCGTGGCATCCCTCCTGGCGACGGCCCTGTCGCTGGCGGGCATAGCGGCGGCGCCGACCCCCGAAACGCTCTATGCCGGAATGATCGCTATCGGTCTTGCCGTAGGCATCGGCGGCCCTGCAATTGCCGCTTATGCCGTCGACGTCACCCCTGCACACCGGCAAGGGCCGGCCATGGGTGTCCTACGCTTCGCCGGTGATTTCGGCTATCTCGTCGGCCCCATCAGCATCGGCGCCTTCGCCGATTTTTCCGGCATCGGCTATGGCGGCGGGCTTGTCGTCAACGCGCTGCTGCTGGTGGCCTGCGGCGCCGTCTTCCTCGTGGCGCGCAATCGCCTCTCGCGTCCCGCACCATCCCAAACCTTTTCACCCCCCGTCCAACCAAGGAGAGCGACCATGACTGAACGTGTATGGGACAAGTATCTGAGCGAAGAAGACAAGGCGGTATTCGCCGCTTCCGGCTTCGGCACGCTGGCCGATTGGGGCAAGCGCCCTGCGCTTCTGGTCATCGACGTCAATTATGCCTTCTGCGACGAGAAGCCCGTTCCGATCCTGGAAAGCATAAAGAAGTGGCGCACCTCCTGCGGCGAATATGCCTGGGAAGCCATGCCGGTACTCGAAAAGCTCATCGCCGCCTGCCATGGCAAGGGTATCCCGGTCATCTACACGACCGGCATCCAGCGTGCCGATAAATGGGACGCCGGGTCATGGTCGTGGAAAAGCGCACGGCGCGCCGAAGAGCCGGCGCAGGTTACTCAGGCCGGCATCGACGGCAATGAGATCGTCGCTGAAATCGCGCCCGGCCCGCGCGACATCGTCATCCACAAGCAAAAGCCCTCGGGTTTTGCCGGAACGCCGATGATGTCCTATCTGCAGCTGCTCGGCTGCGACAGTGTCATCGTCACCGGTACGACCACCTCCGGCTGTGTGCGGGCAACCGTGCTCGACGCCTTCTCGCTCAACTACCGGGTCACCGTGGTTGAGGATGGCTGCTTTGACCGCGCGCAGGCCAACCACGCCATCAATCTGTGCGACATGCATGCCAAATACGCCAATGTCATGCCGAGCGGCGAAGTGCTGGACCACATCGATACGCTCAGCCAGGGCATGTATGATCTCCCCTCCGGCGCGGGAATGCAGCAGGCCGCCGAATAG